Part of the Bacteroidota bacterium genome is shown below.
GTGAATACCCACGATGTGATCATCCGTCATATGCGTTTCCGTCGTGGAGAGACATGGGTAGGCCGCCGCGATGATGCTTTGGGCGGAAATCCTGTCGGAAATGTAATTGTTGACCACGTTTCCGCCAGTTGGGGCCTGGACGAAAACATGTCCATGTACCGCCATATGTTTGACCCGGGTGGAGGATTAAAAGAAGAGAAAATGGGAACAGTCAATATTACCATACAGAACAGTATTTCATCAGAATCCCTTGACACCTGGAACCATGCGTTTGGAAGTACCATGGGCGGTGAAAACTGCACTTTTGTCCGTAACCTCTGGGCTGACAATGCAGGCCGTAATCCCTCTATTGGGTGGAATGGGGTATTTAATTTCGTCAATAATGTCGTTTTCAACTGGCATCACCGTTCAGTGGATGGCGGAGATTATACTGCCCTGTACAACATGATCAACAACTATTACAAACCCGGTCCGGTAACACCCAAAGATGAGCCTGTAGGCCACCGTATCCTCAAACCCGAATCAGGCCGCAGCAAACTCGGGTATAAGGTTTTTGGCCGTGTGTACGCAAATGGGAATATCGTCGATGGTAACGAAAAAGTAACCAGCGACAACTGGGCTGGCGGCATTCAGGTTGAAGAAGATCCGGATGCCGGCAAATATGAACCTTATATGCGGGTCAATAAGCCCTTCCCAATGGCTCCGGTCACAATAATGCCTGCCTTGGATGCTTATAATTTTGTTTTGGATAATGCAGGTGCAACTTTACCCAAACGCGATGCAGTTGATACCAGGGTAATTGAGCAAGTAAGAACAGGCAAAATAGCTTATAAGGAGGTGAATACCGATACCATGAGCCAGTTTAAACCGAGGAAACTCCCAAAAGATTCATACAAATTGGGAATTATCACAGCAATATTCGAGGTGGGCGGTTATCCCGAATACAAAGGAAAATCTTATAAAGACACCGATGGAGACGGAATGCCCGATGAATGGGAAATCAGGCACGGTTTGAATCCTAAAGATCCGTCAGATGCCAACCTTGATTCTAATGGAGACGGATACACCAATATTGAAAAGTACATTAACGGTATTGATCCGTCTAAAAAAATTGACTGGACAGATCCCAAAAATAATATCGATGTCCTTGCA
Proteins encoded:
- a CDS encoding polysaccharide lyase, with amino-acid sequence MLVMLLFQHQTVSAQYPKITPEVKAAADSLLNREQRLSDAAWEKALPIIDEEARHGKPYIPWAARPTDLPQADIPAFPGAEGGGKYTFGGRGGKVITVTSLDDRGPGTLREACEQGGARIIVFNVSGIIHLKSPIIVRAPYITIAGQTAPGDGICVAGESFWVNTHDVIIRHMRFRRGETWVGRRDDALGGNPVGNVIVDHVSASWGLDENMSMYRHMFDPGGGLKEEKMGTVNITIQNSISSESLDTWNHAFGSTMGGENCTFVRNLWADNAGRNPSIGWNGVFNFVNNVVFNWHHRSVDGGDYTALYNMINNYYKPGPVTPKDEPVGHRILKPESGRSKLGYKVFGRVYANGNIVDGNEKVTSDNWAGGIQVEEDPDAGKYEPYMRVNKPFPMAPVTIMPALDAYNFVLDNAGATLPKRDAVDTRVIEQVRTGKIAYKEVNTDTMSQFKPRKLPKDSYKLGIITAIFEVGGYPEYKGKSYKDTDGDGMPDEWEIRHGLNPKDPSDANLDSNGDGYTNIEKYINGIDPSKKIDWTDPKNNIDVLAKGKGPLWKR